A single genomic interval of Fretibacterium sp. OH1220_COT-178 harbors:
- the fcl gene encoding GDP-L-fucose synthase — protein MMGREAKIYVAGHRGLVGSALVRRLERAGFGNLILRTRSELDLRSQSEVRAFFEAERPEIVFLAAAKVGGIHANDAFPADFIYENLIVEANVIHESWRNGVRKLLFLGSSCIYPKLAPQPMAEDALLTSELEPTNEAYAVAKIAGIKLCQSYNRQYGTNFISVMPTNLYGPGDNFGLENSHVLPALIRRMHDAKRTGAPSVTLWGTGTPRREFLYVDDLADACLFLMERHDGSRIVNVGTGADLTIRDLALKVRDVVGYEGELLWDRSRPDGTPRKLLDVSFLHGLGWRHSTELEEGLRRTYAAFLSGGVRDF, from the coding sequence ATGATGGGGCGGGAGGCAAAAATTTACGTCGCCGGACACAGGGGCCTGGTGGGGTCGGCCCTGGTGCGGCGTCTGGAGCGAGCCGGGTTTGGGAATTTGATCCTCAGGACTCGTTCAGAACTGGACCTGCGCTCCCAGTCGGAAGTTCGCGCCTTTTTCGAGGCCGAGCGCCCGGAGATCGTGTTTCTGGCTGCGGCGAAGGTGGGGGGCATCCATGCCAACGACGCCTTCCCGGCGGACTTCATCTACGAAAATCTGATTGTCGAGGCCAACGTGATTCACGAGAGTTGGCGAAACGGGGTCCGCAAGCTGCTCTTTCTGGGGAGCTCCTGCATCTATCCCAAGCTGGCTCCGCAGCCGATGGCCGAGGACGCCTTGCTGACGAGCGAGCTCGAGCCCACCAACGAGGCCTATGCCGTCGCCAAAATCGCGGGGATCAAACTTTGTCAGTCCTACAACCGTCAGTACGGCACGAACTTCATCTCCGTCATGCCCACCAATCTCTATGGTCCCGGGGACAACTTCGGGCTCGAAAATTCCCACGTCCTGCCCGCTCTGATCCGCAGGATGCACGACGCCAAGAGGACGGGCGCCCCCTCGGTGACGCTCTGGGGTACGGGCACGCCGAGGCGGGAATTCCTGTACGTCGACGATCTTGCGGATGCCTGCCTGTTTCTCATGGAACGCCATGACGGCTCGCGCATCGTGAACGTGGGGACGGGGGCGGATCTGACGATTCGTGATCTCGCTCTGAAGGTCCGCGACGTCGTGGGCTACGAGGGAGAGCTTCTCTGGGATCGCTCCAGGCCCGACGGGACGCCGCGCAAGCTGTTGGACGTCTCCTTTCTGCATGGGCTGGGCTGGCGGCATTCGACGGAGCTGGAAGAAGGGTTGAGGCGCACCTATGCCGCGTTTCTGTCCGGCGGCGTGCGTGACTTCTGA
- the gmd gene encoding GDP-mannose 4,6-dehydratase, with the protein MKTALISGITGQDGAYLASFLLNKGYEVHGIKRRSSLFNTARIDDLYEDLHEKDARFFLHYGDLTDASNLIRIIQQVRPDEIYNLAAQSHVKVSFETPEYTANSDALGTLRLLEAIRILGLEKHTRFYQASTSELFGKVQETPQRETTPFYPRSPYAAAKLYAYWITVNYREAYGIFASNGILFNHESELRGETFVTRKITRAAARIALGLQEKTWLGNLDAKRDWGHAEDYVEAMWRILQHDVPEDFVVATGETHSVREFADLAFREAGLELEWHGTGLEEKGVEARTGRVLVEVDPRYFRPTEVELLLGDPSKAERLLGWKRRVTFEDLVRRMVRYDLELFRKDVLVREAGYEVRSALEE; encoded by the coding sequence ATGAAAACGGCACTGATCTCGGGAATCACCGGGCAGGACGGGGCCTATCTGGCCTCGTTCCTGCTGAACAAGGGCTACGAGGTACACGGCATCAAGCGCCGCAGCTCGCTCTTCAACACCGCCCGCATCGACGATCTCTACGAGGATCTGCACGAGAAGGACGCCCGTTTTTTTCTGCATTATGGAGATCTGACGGACGCCAGCAACCTGATCCGCATCATCCAGCAGGTCCGTCCCGACGAGATCTACAATCTTGCCGCGCAGAGCCACGTCAAGGTCTCGTTCGAGACCCCCGAGTACACGGCGAACTCCGACGCGCTGGGGACTCTGAGGCTTCTCGAGGCCATACGCATCCTGGGGCTGGAGAAGCACACACGCTTCTATCAGGCTTCGACCAGCGAGTTGTTCGGCAAGGTGCAGGAGACCCCGCAGAGGGAGACCACCCCCTTCTACCCCCGCAGCCCTTATGCGGCGGCCAAGCTTTACGCCTACTGGATCACGGTCAACTACCGGGAGGCCTACGGGATCTTCGCGTCGAACGGCATCCTGTTCAACCACGAGTCCGAGCTGCGCGGCGAGACGTTCGTCACGCGCAAGATAACGCGTGCTGCGGCCCGCATCGCCCTGGGCCTTCAGGAGAAAACCTGGCTGGGCAACCTGGACGCCAAGCGGGACTGGGGCCACGCCGAGGATTACGTCGAGGCCATGTGGCGCATCCTTCAGCACGATGTTCCGGAGGACTTCGTCGTCGCGACGGGGGAGACGCATTCGGTGCGCGAGTTTGCCGATCTGGCCTTTCGGGAGGCGGGGCTGGAGCTCGAATGGCACGGCACCGGACTCGAGGAAAAGGGAGTGGAGGCCCGAACGGGCCGCGTTCTGGTCGAGGTCGATCCGCGCTATTTTCGTCCTACGGAGGTGGAATTGCTGTTGGGCGATCCCTCCAAGGCGGAGCGGCTTCTGGGCTGGAAGCGTCGGGTGACCTTCGAGGATCTGGTACGGCGCATGGTCCGCTACGACCTGGAGCTCTTCCGAAAGGACGTTCTGGTGAGGGAAGCGGGATACGAGGTGCGCAGCGCGCTGGAGGAGTAG
- a CDS encoding sulfatase-like hydrolase/transferase produces MFKQCFLLCFLNALVDFFFFRQAYIDQFTLYFQYHSWTIGAFRLAVHILILLSVSAAFLTLLGGVPKVGILLQWGCWLLLNASYHVFYGVMQRFPDAQDIRNLLATPWSMASGTILAVLSPESLLKGVVPAALVVVLLACFQGLKRSSGIPSKKTASLRRRWIEATAALILFLFYLLHPTSRHVFFDSLSNSLHLFMQYHDEAQYYRIPRQEYVPAMLRGQPNDNVLLVIDESIRGDYLSINNPSVDTTPVLAGYLRSLPENMWNYGIALSAGTNSLLSQGAIFTGVTVLPDKELLSLRYPTLFQVAKGNHYKTVLIDLQGYFPNVVIRRNDMQYIDDVLLKWSDFSTNPKLADIKAAEVLHERLKNEKGLFVVLIKWGAHVHYEGRYPGEKEEHQHYLPKLREGERHTLGKRREIVNSFKNAVRFNVDGFFAALLGDEPLTLSDTTILWVSDHGQSFQEDGQIEPHSTGYLEQALVPFTLFSTEPWVLEHVRRPEAVRGTLSQLNIYPTLTSIFERRQDVRRDGFLSLFWNGEWSSPPLFYISGGSLWDAVLSTPTLKDNKMMLRSEKYMY; encoded by the coding sequence ATGTTCAAACAATGTTTTTTGCTCTGCTTTCTGAATGCTTTGGTCGATTTTTTCTTTTTTCGTCAGGCCTATATCGATCAATTCACCCTTTATTTTCAGTATCATTCTTGGACTATCGGTGCTTTTCGTTTGGCCGTCCATATCTTGATCCTGTTGAGCGTTTCCGCAGCTTTTCTGACTTTGCTTGGAGGTGTTCCCAAAGTGGGCATTCTCCTACAATGGGGCTGCTGGCTGCTGCTCAATGCCTCGTATCATGTTTTTTATGGGGTTATGCAACGATTTCCGGATGCGCAAGACATACGCAACCTTTTGGCGACACCTTGGAGCATGGCTTCGGGGACAATACTTGCCGTCTTGTCCCCGGAAAGTTTATTGAAAGGGGTTGTGCCCGCTGCCTTGGTTGTGGTGCTCTTGGCATGTTTTCAGGGGCTGAAGAGGTCGTCTGGAATCCCCTCGAAAAAGACGGCCTCTTTACGTCGTCGATGGATTGAGGCTACAGCTGCATTGATCCTTTTCCTCTTTTATCTTCTGCACCCCACCAGCCGTCACGTTTTTTTTGACTCTCTTTCCAACAGCCTGCATCTTTTTATGCAGTATCACGACGAAGCTCAATATTACAGGATACCGAGACAAGAGTATGTTCCAGCCATGCTGCGAGGGCAACCAAACGATAACGTTCTTTTGGTGATTGACGAGTCCATTCGAGGGGATTACCTCTCGATCAACAATCCTTCGGTCGATACTACCCCTGTTTTGGCGGGGTATCTCCGTTCCTTGCCGGAGAATATGTGGAATTACGGGATAGCGCTTTCGGCTGGGACCAATTCTTTGCTTTCTCAGGGGGCCATATTTACTGGGGTAACCGTATTACCGGACAAAGAATTGCTTTCTTTACGATATCCTACCCTCTTTCAGGTCGCCAAGGGCAATCACTATAAAACGGTTCTGATCGACCTACAGGGATATTTCCCGAATGTTGTCATTCGAAGGAACGACATGCAATATATCGACGATGTCCTCTTGAAGTGGTCGGATTTTTCCACAAACCCTAAGCTTGCGGATATCAAGGCTGCAGAGGTTCTTCATGAGCGATTGAAAAACGAGAAGGGCTTGTTCGTCGTTTTGATAAAGTGGGGGGCCCATGTCCATTACGAAGGCCGTTACCCCGGTGAGAAGGAGGAACATCAGCACTATCTGCCGAAATTGAGAGAGGGAGAACGGCATACATTGGGCAAACGCAGAGAGATCGTGAACAGCTTCAAAAACGCCGTTCGTTTTAATGTGGATGGATTTTTTGCTGCTCTCTTGGGAGATGAGCCTCTCACTTTATCGGATACCACAATTTTATGGGTGTCGGATCATGGCCAAAGTTTTCAGGAGGATGGGCAGATTGAACCTCACAGCACCGGTTATCTGGAACAGGCGCTGGTTCCCTTTACTCTTTTCAGCACAGAGCCCTGGGTTCTGGAGCATGTGCGACGTCCGGAGGCTGTCAGGGGAACGCTGAGTCAGCTGAATATTTATCCAACCCTGACATCTATTTTTGAGCGTCGTCAGGATGTGCGTAGAGATGGCTTTTTATCGCTGTTTTGGAATGGCGAATGGAGCTCTCCCCCCTTATTTTACATAAGCGGCGGGTCGCTCTGGGATGCGGTTTTATCGACGCCGACGTTAAAAGACAACAAGATGATGCTCCGATCCGAAAAATATATGTATTGA
- a CDS encoding glycosyltransferase, producing MDVSLAVIVATKNRSDEIEQYALSSLERSVFRDFVCVVWDASDDERTRRIVESGKWTFSLEYFKAPRSGLTSQRNDAVEHVLKSFPHVAYLLFIDDDSELANDALQGLLQSFGDGAIWGVNIPHVAAIDGANDDKSFSLSSRSRIMTSYLHNRSTCPEAHGIDVEWLSGCSMAFRRNVFDELGLRFPEEFQRFGGYALGEDVALSYYLYTKMNKKLINSVLGTLCHHAAKGARLNIINMAASKWYNFHLLFDCIYDDVRGAERLWLRFKFKLFMIAAALKLLLRARSFDLTSMIKGVSKANAALREFRLSSNSYSLFKSK from the coding sequence GTGGATGTTTCTCTGGCCGTGATCGTAGCTACGAAGAACCGCAGCGACGAGATCGAACAATATGCGCTCTCCAGCCTGGAACGATCGGTGTTCCGGGATTTTGTCTGCGTGGTCTGGGACGCCAGCGACGACGAGCGGACCCGAAGGATTGTGGAGAGCGGGAAATGGACGTTCTCCCTGGAATACTTCAAGGCTCCCCGGTCCGGATTGACGTCTCAACGAAACGATGCGGTGGAGCATGTACTAAAGTCTTTTCCCCACGTAGCGTATCTGTTGTTCATCGATGATGACAGCGAGCTCGCCAACGATGCTTTGCAGGGGCTACTCCAAAGTTTTGGTGATGGGGCGATCTGGGGGGTCAACATTCCTCACGTAGCAGCTATCGATGGGGCAAATGACGATAAGTCTTTCAGCCTTTCTTCTCGTTCGCGCATCATGACCTCGTATCTGCACAACAGGAGTACCTGCCCCGAGGCCCACGGTATCGATGTGGAGTGGCTCAGTGGCTGCAGCATGGCTTTTCGAAGGAACGTTTTTGATGAACTCGGACTCCGCTTCCCCGAGGAGTTTCAGCGTTTCGGAGGCTATGCCCTTGGAGAGGACGTGGCGCTGTCCTATTATCTGTATACGAAAATGAATAAAAAACTGATAAATTCCGTTTTGGGGACCCTTTGCCATCATGCGGCAAAAGGAGCACGCCTGAACATCATCAACATGGCGGCGTCGAAGTGGTACAATTTCCACCTGCTGTTCGATTGCATTTACGACGACGTTCGAGGGGCCGAACGGCTCTGGCTGAGGTTCAAGTTCAAGCTGTTTATGATCGCGGCGGCTCTGAAGCTTTTGCTTCGGGCACGCAGTTTCGATTTGACCTCCATGATCAAAGGGGTCTCGAAGGCAAATGCAGCCCTGAGAGAATTTCGTTTGTCGTCAAATTCATATTCTTTGTTCAAGTCCAAGTGA
- a CDS encoding glycosyltransferase family 2 protein, with translation MFSPRFSVITVCLNAAATIERSLDSVLSQSCPASEYIVVDGGSTDGTREIIERYRPHLTHVVFEPDEGIYDAFNKGLARATGNVLGILNADDLYAPWALETVAEACREHPEAGVFYGKLAVVDEARHRWTVYPVGDHGRLFSHMSIAHPATFVARSVYDRCGFFDPSFRVSGDWDLMLRFLRSGVCFQPVDRVLTAFRNSGVSSAYSQRLLRENRRIYKKSLPSLSAWGAILKMHLKCWGRSWIEKLGVSELYARYRDGRLLCAESSGSFEGSFDKLWDVLSRQLQNF, from the coding sequence ATGTTTTCACCAAGGTTCTCCGTCATCACCGTCTGCCTGAACGCGGCTGCTACGATCGAACGGAGCCTGGACAGCGTCCTTTCACAGTCCTGCCCTGCGTCGGAATACATCGTTGTGGACGGGGGCTCGACGGACGGGACGCGGGAGATCATCGAGCGCTATCGGCCGCATTTGACGCACGTCGTCTTTGAGCCGGACGAGGGGATCTACGACGCCTTCAACAAAGGCCTGGCCCGCGCGACCGGGAATGTCCTGGGCATTCTCAATGCGGACGACCTTTACGCGCCGTGGGCGCTCGAGACGGTCGCCGAGGCCTGTCGAGAGCATCCCGAAGCTGGCGTGTTCTACGGGAAGCTGGCCGTAGTGGACGAGGCTCGGCATCGATGGACGGTCTATCCCGTGGGCGATCACGGACGTCTTTTCAGTCACATGAGCATTGCACATCCCGCCACCTTCGTCGCGCGCTCGGTCTATGATCGCTGCGGGTTCTTTGACCCCTCGTTTCGGGTCTCGGGGGACTGGGATTTGATGTTGCGCTTTCTCCGGTCCGGGGTATGTTTTCAGCCTGTAGATCGGGTGTTGACGGCCTTCCGTAACTCGGGGGTCTCGTCGGCCTATTCCCAAAGGCTGTTGAGGGAGAATCGACGAATCTATAAAAAATCGCTTCCCTCTCTCTCCGCCTGGGGGGCGATCCTCAAAATGCACCTGAAATGTTGGGGGAGGAGCTGGATCGAGAAGCTCGGGGTGTCGGAGCTCTATGCCCGCTATCGTGACGGCAGGCTTTTATGCGCCGAGAGTTCCGGATCGTTCGAGGGCTCTTTTGACAAACTCTGGGATGTTTTGTCTCGCCAGTTGCAAAATTTTTAA
- a CDS encoding glycosyltransferase: MKEKRIAVVLASLGPGGAERIMVRLAGLLARQGFPVDIVVPGPQSESLKAGLDKRVCLMELEGGHYYESLRGFHRLFKSRNIFLLPWAISIFIRKLFTSVRSLTRYIKRSRPCLMLTAHYNSIVLAANYFAGRPSKVVVTEHTLLSEHLRRQIVPVRFCFSQMCRFFYPKADCVVGVSSAVASDLVERFRVPASCAEFIYNPVVGRTLREKGAECCGHPWLKDKDTPVLAAVARLSPEKDFDTLLEAFSLLRRTMPIRLLVLGDGPDRARLECKAGALGVDSDIDWVGMVDNPLPFVREADALVLSTFYEGLPTVLIEALSVGTTPVATDAPGGIREILEDGKYGYLVPVKDAHALAEGIERALRQPMEREMLRRQAEAFFEERSVEAYMELFCRLLCE; this comes from the coding sequence ATGAAAGAGAAGCGGATTGCCGTCGTGCTCGCCTCCCTGGGGCCCGGGGGCGCAGAGAGGATCATGGTTCGTCTAGCCGGTCTTTTGGCGCGACAGGGATTCCCTGTCGATATCGTTGTTCCGGGGCCTCAGTCAGAGTCCCTGAAGGCTGGGCTCGACAAAAGGGTCTGTCTTATGGAACTTGAGGGGGGGCATTATTACGAGTCGCTCAGAGGGTTTCATCGGCTCTTCAAAAGCAGGAATATATTTTTGCTCCCATGGGCGATCTCGATCTTCATCCGAAAACTTTTCACGTCCGTACGGAGTTTGACGCGTTACATCAAGCGCAGCCGGCCGTGTCTGATGCTGACGGCTCACTACAATTCCATCGTGCTGGCGGCCAATTATTTTGCCGGACGCCCCTCGAAGGTCGTCGTAACGGAGCATACTTTGCTCTCCGAACACTTGAGGCGTCAGATCGTTCCGGTTCGTTTCTGTTTTTCCCAGATGTGCCGTTTTTTTTATCCTAAAGCGGATTGTGTCGTTGGCGTCTCCTCTGCCGTGGCGTCGGATTTGGTCGAGCGTTTTCGCGTTCCTGCCTCCTGTGCGGAGTTCATTTACAATCCTGTGGTGGGCAGAACCCTGAGGGAAAAGGGTGCGGAGTGCTGCGGGCATCCTTGGCTGAAGGATAAGGATACTCCGGTTTTGGCCGCTGTCGCTCGTCTGAGTCCCGAAAAGGACTTCGATACGCTTCTGGAGGCTTTTTCTCTGCTCAGGCGAACGATGCCGATTCGGTTGCTCGTTCTGGGAGATGGCCCGGATCGGGCTCGGCTGGAGTGTAAGGCCGGAGCATTGGGGGTTGATTCGGACATCGACTGGGTGGGCATGGTCGACAATCCGCTTCCGTTTGTGAGGGAGGCTGACGCTTTGGTCCTCTCTACCTTTTACGAGGGGCTTCCGACGGTGTTGATCGAGGCTCTGTCTGTCGGAACGACCCCTGTGGCGACGGATGCTCCTGGAGGGATCCGCGAGATTCTTGAGGACGGAAAGTACGGGTATCTCGTTCCGGTAAAGGATGCGCACGCTCTTGCCGAGGGGATCGAGAGGGCGCTGAGGCAGCCGATGGAAAGAGAAATGCTTCGGAGGCAGGCCGAAGCATTTTTCGAGGAAAGGTCCGTTGAAGCTTACATGGAGCTTTTTTGCCGGCTCCTCTGCGAATGA